The following are from one region of the Rhodopirellula sp. P2 genome:
- a CDS encoding HAD-IIA family hydrolase produces MKTGFLIDMDGVIYRGSELIPGADQFIDALIRQDIPFLFLTNNSQRTRRDVQTKLHRMGIFVEESHIFTCAMATARFLAKLKPNGTAYIIGEGGLLQAMHQNGFSIVDHSPDFVVVGEGRTITLNALESAVDMILGGAKLIATNLDPSCPTKNGTRPGCGATVAYLEAVTGRKAFSVGKPSPIMMRAARKELKLATSQTVMVGDTMETDILGGVQMGYRTVLTLSGGTNKEDLGRFAYGPDVIVDSIADLCDVSEFVQSSLPVGNREDDTVTNFAAWAAANA; encoded by the coding sequence ATGAAAACGGGCTTTTTGATCGACATGGATGGCGTCATCTACCGCGGCAGTGAGCTGATCCCCGGCGCCGATCAGTTCATCGACGCATTGATTCGTCAGGACATTCCTTTCCTGTTCTTGACGAACAACAGCCAAAGGACTCGGCGAGACGTTCAAACCAAACTCCATCGGATGGGGATTTTTGTGGAAGAGTCTCATATCTTCACCTGTGCAATGGCAACGGCGAGGTTCCTTGCCAAACTGAAACCCAATGGCACCGCCTACATCATTGGTGAAGGCGGTCTGTTGCAGGCAATGCACCAAAATGGTTTTTCCATCGTGGATCACTCGCCGGACTTTGTCGTCGTTGGCGAAGGCCGCACGATCACGCTCAATGCGCTGGAATCAGCGGTCGACATGATCCTCGGTGGTGCCAAGCTGATTGCCACCAACTTGGATCCCAGTTGCCCGACGAAGAACGGCACACGTCCGGGCTGTGGGGCCACGGTCGCCTACCTGGAGGCGGTCACCGGGCGTAAAGCCTTCAGTGTGGGAAAACCAAGCCCGATCATGATGCGTGCTGCTCGCAAGGAACTGAAGTTGGCCACGTCCCAAACCGTGATGGTGGGTGACACGATGGAAACCGACATTCTAGGCGGCGTCCAAATGGGCTACCGAACCGTGTTGACGTTGTCTGGTGGCACTAACAAAGAAGACCTGGGCCGATTTGCTTACGGGCCCGACGTGATTGTCGACTCGATCGCTGATCTTTGCGATGTCAGTGAGTTTGTGCAAAGCAGTTTGCCCGTCGGCAATCGCGAGGACGACACCGTCACCAACTTCGCCGCCTGGGCCGCCGCCAACGCGTAG
- a CDS encoding sulfatase-like hydrolase/transferase yields the protein MLKRTLWSTLGILASSLVFTAAPASATDPSPPRSSDRPNIVLIMADDMGFECLGANGSLDYQTPHIDRIAREGLRFEHCYSQPICTPSRVKLMTGQTNKRNYVKFGKLDRKQTTFAQLLKSAGYRTCIAGKWQLGSELDSPQHFGFDESLLWQHTRGRMDNRKRDTRYPNPRLERNGTKEDHNDGEFSSDLFADFLCDFMETNRDQPFLAYYPMALVHCPFCPTPDSEDWDPTSHGSKTYKGQPEHFGDMVAYVDKIVGRIDQKLSDLGIRENTLLVFTGDNGTDKPIVTQTRFGEVVGAKGEMVDAGNHVTCIAKWPGVIQPGRVTSQIIDFSDFLPTMCDAGAAEIPARLPIDGQSFLPVLRGIEGQGRQSMFMWYERNGNPKKAREFARNQRYKLYGDGTFFDIEMDRNEQSPLQSLTDDQKDIQSMLQTKIDSFANIIPPQAR from the coding sequence ATGCTCAAGCGAACCTTGTGGTCCACGCTCGGCATCTTGGCCAGCTCACTGGTCTTCACCGCGGCTCCCGCCTCAGCCACAGACCCCAGCCCACCACGATCGAGCGACCGCCCCAACATCGTGCTGATCATGGCCGATGACATGGGGTTTGAATGCCTCGGTGCCAACGGTTCGCTCGACTATCAAACGCCCCACATCGACCGGATCGCCAGGGAAGGCTTGCGGTTCGAACATTGTTACTCCCAGCCCATCTGCACGCCTTCCCGCGTCAAGCTGATGACCGGGCAAACCAACAAACGAAACTACGTCAAGTTTGGAAAGCTCGACCGAAAGCAAACCACTTTTGCTCAACTCCTGAAGTCCGCCGGGTACCGAACCTGCATCGCAGGCAAGTGGCAACTGGGAAGCGAACTGGATTCGCCGCAGCACTTTGGGTTCGATGAGTCGCTGTTGTGGCAACACACTCGCGGACGAATGGACAACCGAAAACGTGACACCCGCTATCCCAACCCGCGACTGGAACGGAATGGGACGAAGGAGGATCACAACGACGGCGAATTCTCGTCCGACTTGTTCGCGGACTTCCTCTGCGATTTCATGGAAACGAATCGAGACCAGCCCTTCCTGGCCTATTACCCGATGGCGCTGGTTCATTGCCCGTTCTGTCCCACGCCTGATTCGGAAGACTGGGATCCGACTTCACACGGCTCGAAGACTTACAAAGGCCAACCGGAACACTTCGGCGACATGGTGGCTTATGTGGACAAGATCGTCGGCCGCATCGATCAGAAATTAAGCGACCTCGGAATTCGCGAAAACACGTTGCTGGTCTTCACGGGCGACAACGGAACCGACAAACCGATCGTCACTCAGACTCGGTTTGGTGAGGTCGTCGGTGCCAAAGGCGAGATGGTCGACGCGGGCAACCATGTGACCTGCATCGCCAAGTGGCCGGGCGTGATTCAGCCGGGACGCGTGACCTCACAAATCATCGACTTCAGCGATTTCTTGCCAACGATGTGTGATGCGGGTGCCGCCGAGATCCCAGCGAGACTGCCCATCGACGGGCAGAGTTTTCTCCCCGTGCTGCGTGGCATCGAGGGACAGGGACGCCAGTCGATGTTCATGTGGTATGAACGCAATGGCAACCCCAAGAAGGCTCGCGAATTCGCTCGCAACCAACGCTACAAACTGTACGGCGACGGAACGTTCTTCGACATCGAGATGGATCGCAACGAACAGTCGCCGCTGCAATCCTTGACCGACGATCAAAAGGACATTCAATCGATGTTACAAACCAAGATCGATTCGTTCGCCAACATCATCCCACCCCAAGCTCGCTAA
- a CDS encoding 3-keto-disaccharide hydrolase, with protein sequence MMKSSWLTSLRRARPKSWAIASLICAGACCGHLATADDAPKQPAPAPAESQAPATEMQPLFDGKSLSGWTNPYEWGKTEVVDGEIHLTADKKFFLVTEKIFHDYEFEGEVKLPEGQSNSGFMARGQVKPNKVFGYQAEADPTDRRWSGGLYDEGRRQWLNPLWEQPEAQAAFDRDRWNRYRIRCVGNHLQFFINDVPTTDYFDAVDLSGQIGLQHHGEKGQTYRFRNLKVRNLGSHEWKPLFDGKSLDGWETVGGGTWTVVDGILQGRASSEANEPNGMLYSKHPMTDGTYRIEYRFKKGDSGFFVRSEITENKPFVKGVQCEIDNSDEVGGLYQTGGAGWLVRPLHYLETGFPKDRHAVVNRHWKQAREGLQLDKKPVVSDDDETPWNMMTVSVHGKRIVVHLNDCLAVDHVVENLADAGVIALQLHGNQDLEVDFRKVEMLVPTSEE encoded by the coding sequence ATGATGAAATCATCCTGGCTCACGTCCCTCCGTCGTGCCCGTCCCAAGTCATGGGCGATCGCTTCCCTGATCTGCGCCGGCGCCTGCTGTGGTCATCTCGCCACCGCCGACGATGCACCGAAGCAACCGGCGCCTGCCCCGGCGGAATCGCAAGCCCCCGCGACCGAGATGCAACCGCTCTTCGACGGCAAATCACTCAGCGGCTGGACCAACCCTTACGAATGGGGCAAGACGGAAGTGGTCGATGGCGAGATCCATCTGACCGCCGACAAGAAATTCTTCCTGGTGACCGAGAAGATTTTTCATGACTACGAATTCGAAGGGGAAGTCAAGCTTCCCGAAGGCCAATCCAACAGCGGCTTCATGGCTCGTGGGCAGGTCAAGCCGAACAAGGTTTTCGGCTATCAAGCTGAAGCGGATCCGACCGACCGTCGCTGGTCGGGCGGTTTGTACGACGAAGGTCGCCGGCAATGGCTGAATCCATTGTGGGAGCAACCCGAGGCCCAAGCCGCGTTCGATCGCGATCGCTGGAACCGCTATCGGATTCGCTGCGTCGGCAATCACTTGCAGTTCTTCATCAACGATGTGCCCACCACCGACTACTTCGATGCCGTTGATCTGAGCGGCCAAATCGGGCTGCAGCACCACGGCGAAAAAGGCCAGACCTACCGGTTCCGCAACTTGAAGGTTCGCAACCTGGGCAGCCACGAGTGGAAGCCCTTGTTCGACGGCAAATCCTTGGACGGTTGGGAAACCGTCGGCGGTGGCACCTGGACAGTGGTCGATGGCATCCTGCAAGGCCGCGCCAGCAGCGAAGCCAACGAACCCAACGGGATGCTGTACAGCAAACACCCGATGACCGATGGAACTTATCGGATCGAGTATCGATTCAAAAAGGGCGACAGCGGATTTTTCGTTCGCAGTGAGATCACCGAGAACAAACCGTTCGTCAAGGGTGTTCAGTGCGAAATCGACAACTCCGATGAAGTCGGCGGTCTGTATCAAACGGGCGGAGCAGGGTGGTTGGTTCGTCCGCTGCATTACCTCGAAACGGGTTTTCCCAAAGACCGTCATGCCGTTGTCAATCGACACTGGAAACAAGCCCGGGAAGGTCTGCAACTCGACAAGAAACCAGTGGTCTCCGACGACGATGAAACGCCTTGGAACATGATGACTGTCAGTGTTCATGGCAAACGCATCGTTGTTCACTTGAACGATTGCTTGGCCGTCGACCACGTGGTGGAAAACTTGGCGGATGCCGGAGTGATCGCCTTGCAACTGCATGGCAACCAAGACCTCGAAGTTGACTTCCGCAAAGTCGAAATGCTAGTTCCAACCAGCGAAGAGTAG
- a CDS encoding 2Fe-2S iron-sulfur cluster-binding protein — protein sequence MPKLTVENVGTFEVPAGKRLIKALVEEAGTDQLHACGGVSRCTTCRVEFVEGEPEQITAAEKETLRVREVTEPGVRLSCQINCDHDMTVRVISRLEGSGRKDQGGAVADEIEPAPEWTTK from the coding sequence ATGCCCAAACTGACCGTCGAAAACGTTGGCACCTTTGAAGTCCCCGCTGGCAAACGTTTGATCAAAGCGTTGGTCGAAGAAGCGGGCACCGACCAACTGCACGCCTGCGGTGGCGTTTCCAGGTGCACGACGTGCCGGGTCGAATTTGTGGAAGGGGAACCCGAGCAGATCACGGCGGCAGAAAAGGAAACCCTGCGAGTTCGCGAAGTGACCGAACCCGGTGTTCGGCTCAGTTGCCAAATCAACTGCGACCATGACATGACCGTTCGCGTGATCAGCCGACTCGAAGGCAGCGGTCGCAAAGACCAAGGCGGTGCGGTCGCCGACGAGATCGAACCTGCTCCCGAGTGGACCACCAAGTAG
- a CDS encoding PAS and helix-turn-helix domain-containing protein translates to MTQTPGIGVCVTDQEGRLLYVNDCAMMLFSAAPKIEYAGKSIHDFHSPQYVQERLAMIGRVLKEGKPLAIRHIYHGKQVHSTVWPIRDSKPPFGRVLVISRTTSGLHLETSDDSIESIETAFIDFGPLDILTQREIEVAVLLGHGMNVPKVAQLLHRSPKTIERHKSAITGKLGLRGQAELVMIISEMGLDLDDAKLKRLPRKN, encoded by the coding sequence ATGACTCAGACTCCAGGGATCGGGGTTTGTGTCACGGATCAAGAAGGTCGGCTCCTCTACGTCAACGACTGCGCGATGATGCTTTTCTCGGCCGCACCCAAGATTGAGTACGCCGGGAAATCAATCCATGATTTCCATTCGCCGCAGTACGTCCAGGAACGGTTGGCGATGATTGGGCGTGTGCTGAAAGAGGGCAAGCCACTCGCGATTCGGCATATCTATCACGGAAAGCAAGTTCACTCAACCGTTTGGCCCATTCGTGATTCCAAGCCTCCCTTCGGCCGCGTGCTGGTGATCAGCCGAACCACATCGGGTTTGCATTTGGAGACGTCTGATGACTCCATCGAAAGCATCGAAACGGCGTTCATCGACTTTGGTCCGCTGGACATTTTGACACAGCGTGAGATCGAAGTCGCGGTGCTACTTGGACATGGCATGAATGTCCCCAAGGTGGCGCAACTGTTGCATCGCAGTCCCAAGACAATCGAACGACACAAATCAGCAATCACAGGGAAACTGGGCCTGCGTGGGCAAGCCGAGTTGGTGATGATCATCAGCGAGATGGGCCTCGATCTCGATGACGCCAAGCTGAAGCGACTTCCAAGGAAGAATTGA
- a CDS encoding diaminopimelate decarboxylase — protein sequence MHYQPLPFDRDLIDRIIAEHPTPFVLYHEDGIRARARELTDAFAWNEGFQQYFAVKATPNPHIVAMMAEEGGGADCSSVAELITCERLGITGQDVMFTSNNTTLEEFEVANKLGAIINLDTPHHIDQVAQLSPLPEMISFRFNPGPERQGNVIIGDPKEAKFGSTREQLIDGYRRCAELGISRFGLHAMVVSNELNIEALLQTAEMLFELAAEIHRETGISVECINLGGGIGVPYQPGQEPVDLPAFGEGVRKLYESILVPAGIAPVRILMENGRAMTGPFGYLITQVINQKSSYKDYVGVDACMSNLMRPGMYGAYHHITVMGKENEPADRNVDVVGSLCENNDKFAIDRKMPATEVGDIAVIHDAGAHGHSMGFQYNGRLRSAEIVFNDAGEFRAIRRAETFDDYFCTVDFESVKVDRKQSATVG from the coding sequence ATGCATTACCAACCATTGCCGTTCGATCGCGATCTGATCGACCGAATCATCGCAGAACATCCCACGCCGTTTGTCCTGTATCACGAAGACGGGATTCGTGCACGGGCTCGCGAATTGACCGATGCATTTGCCTGGAACGAAGGGTTTCAACAGTATTTCGCTGTCAAAGCCACCCCCAACCCGCACATCGTGGCGATGATGGCCGAGGAAGGTGGCGGGGCTGATTGCAGCAGCGTGGCTGAATTGATCACCTGCGAGCGTCTGGGCATCACCGGCCAAGACGTGATGTTCACGTCCAACAACACCACGCTGGAAGAGTTCGAGGTCGCCAACAAGCTCGGCGCGATCATCAATCTCGACACCCCGCATCACATCGACCAAGTCGCTCAATTGAGCCCGCTGCCGGAAATGATTTCGTTCCGGTTCAATCCGGGGCCAGAACGCCAAGGCAACGTGATCATCGGCGATCCCAAAGAAGCCAAGTTCGGCAGCACTCGCGAGCAACTCATCGATGGCTACCGCCGCTGTGCCGAACTCGGCATTTCGCGATTCGGTTTGCACGCGATGGTGGTCAGCAACGAACTGAATATCGAAGCGTTGTTGCAAACCGCTGAGATGCTGTTTGAACTCGCCGCTGAAATTCATCGCGAAACCGGCATCTCGGTCGAGTGCATCAACCTGGGTGGCGGAATCGGCGTGCCTTACCAACCCGGCCAAGAACCCGTTGATCTGCCTGCCTTCGGGGAGGGTGTTCGCAAGCTTTACGAATCGATCTTGGTTCCTGCTGGCATCGCTCCTGTTCGAATCCTGATGGAAAACGGTCGGGCGATGACCGGACCGTTTGGTTACTTGATCACCCAGGTCATCAATCAAAAATCGTCTTACAAAGACTACGTTGGCGTGGACGCTTGCATGAGCAACTTGATGCGTCCGGGCATGTACGGGGCGTACCATCACATCACCGTGATGGGCAAAGAGAACGAACCCGCTGATCGCAACGTCGATGTGGTCGGATCGCTTTGCGAGAACAACGACAAATTCGCGATCGATCGTAAAATGCCCGCCACCGAAGTCGGTGACATTGCCGTCATCCATGACGCCGGTGCTCACGGGCACAGCATGGGATTCCAATACAACGGTCGGCTGCGATCCGCCGAGATCGTGTTCAATGACGCGGGTGAGTTTCGAGCGATTCGCCGCGCCGAAACCTTTGACGACTACTTCTGCACTGTGGACTTTGAATCCGTCAAAGTCGATCGCAAGCAGTCTGCCACCGTTGGCTAA